In the genome of Capra hircus breed San Clemente chromosome 17, ASM170441v1, whole genome shotgun sequence, one region contains:
- the LOC108637886 gene encoding serine/threonine-protein phosphatase 2A catalytic subunit beta isoform: protein MDDKAFTKDLDQWVEQLNECKQLNENQVRTLCEKAKEILTKESNVQEVRCPVTVCGDVHGQFHDLMELFRIGGKSPDTNYLFMGDYVDRGYYSVETVTLLVALKVRYPERITILRGNHESRQITQVYGFYDECLRKYGNANVWKYFTDLFDYLPLTALVDGQIFCLHGGLSPSIDTLDHIRALDRLQEVPHEGPMCDLLWSDPDDRGGWGISPRGAGYTFGQDISETFNHANGLTLVSRAHQLVMEGYNWCHDRNVVTIFSAPNYCYRCGNQAAIMELDDTLKYSFLQFDPAPRRGEPHVTRRTPDYFL from the coding sequence ATGGACGACAAGGCGTTCACTAAGGACCTGGACCAGTGGGTCGAGCAGCTGAATGAGTGTAAACAGCTTAACGAGAACCAAGTCCGGACGCTGTGTGAAAAGGCTAAGGAAATTTTAACAAAAGAATCAAATGTGCAAGAGGTCCGTTGTCCTGTCACCGTCTGTGGAGATGTGCATGGTCAATTCCATGATCTTATGGAGCTCTTCAGAATTGGTGGGAAGTCACCAGATACAAACTATCTGTTCATGGGTGACTATGTAGACAGAGGTTATTATTCTGTGGAGACGGTAACTCTTCTTGTGGCATTAAAGGTGCGTTATCCAGAACGCATTACAATACTGAGAGGAAACCACGAAAGCCGACAAATCACCCAAGTATATGGCTTTTATGATGAATGTCTGCGAAAGTATGGAAATGCCaatgtttggaaatattttacaGATCTCTTTGATTATCTGCCACTTACAGCTTTAGTAGATGGACAGATATTCTGCCTCCACGGTGGCCTCTCTCCATCCATAGATACACTGGATCATATACGAGCCCTGGATCGTTTACAAGAAGTTCCACATGAGGGCCCAATGTGTGATCTCTTATGGTCGGACCCAGATGATCGTGGTGGGTGGGGTATTTCACCACGTGGTGCTGGCTACACATTTGGACAAGATATTTCTGAAACGTTTAACCATGCTAATGGTCTCACACTGGTTTCTCGCGCTCACCAACTTGTAATGGAGGGATACAATTGGTGTCATGATCGGAACGTGGTTACCATTTTCAGTGCACCCAATTACTGTTATCGTTGTGGAAACCAGGCTGCTATCATGGAATTAGATGACACTTTGAAATATTCCTTCCTTCAATTTGACCCAGCACCTCGTCGTGGAGAGCCTCATGTGACCCGGCGCACCCCAGACTACTTCCTGTAA